CACCTTCTGGCCTGTGCCTTCGGCATGGGCTCCTGGGTGGCCGTCaatgggctgtgggtggaggTGCCGCTGCTGGTGacagtgctgccagagcagtgGTACCTCCCCTCCTacatcaccatcatcatccaGATGGCCAACGTGGGACCACTCTTTGTCACCCTCATGAATCGCTTTCGGCCTGGCTTGCTGAAGGAGGTGGCTGTTATCTATGCGATCGTGTCTGTGGGTGTCATGGCCTGCTTGCtcctggctttcctctggaaccATACGTCCCTCATTGCTGGgacatcccacagcatccctttCCTAATCCTTACCTTCTTCCTGGCCCTGGTGGACTGCACCTCTTCTGTCACCTTCCTGCCCTTCAtgatgcagctgcagccccagtaCACAAGCACCTTCTTCATAGGTGAAGGGCTAAGTGGGCTGATCCCTGCTCTCATTGCCCTGGGCCAAGGCTCTGGTATCTCCAGATGCACCAATGTCAGCTATGAGGTCAACATCACCACTGGCAACGAGACTGTAGAGAGCACCATCTTCCGGCTGGAGACACACTACCTCCCACCCAGCTTCTCCACCCTCGTGTTTTTCCTGCTCATGACTGCAATGATGCTGACCTGCTTGCTggcctttttcttcctcacccGGCAGCCCAAGGTGTGGGAGCTCTCTCAGCAGCACCTCTTTCCCAGCAACATTGTGCTGAACTCATTTGACCAGATTCTTGATGAGGGAGCTGACTCgcagctgagcagaggctgTTCATGGCCAAAGGATCCCAAGGGACCTGGGGATATCCTGCCGCAGAAGGTCTCCTACTCTCTAACCCAGCTCACCCTCATCTACCTCCTTGTCACCTGGGTGAGCGCCCTGACCAATGGGATCCTGCCATCTGTGCAGTCCTACTCCTGCCTGCCCTACGGACACACCACCTACCACCTGGCAACCACGCTTAGCTCCATGGCCAACCCCCTCGCCTGCATCGTGGCCATGTTCCTGCCCAGCAGGTGGGTTGCAGGGCCCTGGGGGTTGCAGCAGGGTGCACACCAGGGGCTCCTGCTCCAAGGGCAGAGGGTGTAGACACTGGGTGGGAGAGGGCCTGTGGGGCATCACTGCTCTGGCAGGACAGACACCCCAAGAAAGGAGGACGGAGCCTGCAAGGAGCCAGAATGTGCTGCTCACCAGGGACAGGTAGTGTTTTCCAGTGACACTCTCATGTCCTTTTCAGGTCCCTGACCCTGATGGTCATCCTcaccatggcagggacaggctTTGGTGCCTACAACATGGCCATCGCAGTGATGAGTCCCTGCCCACTCCTCCAGCAGTCCCAGTGGGGCGATGTCATCATCGTAAGTCATGGTGTCCCTCTTGCTCAGAGAGGTTTTTGATGCCACACCTGGACTTGACCTCACCACAATGTCCCCACAGTGGGGAACCCCTGGACCTGACCACTTTTCCACCTGTGCCACCAGGTCTTCTCCTGGGTGCTGTTCACCGGGACACTCTCCTACATGAAGGTGATGGCCGGGGTGATCCTGCGGAGCTGCAGCCGCAGCGCGCTGGTGTGCTACGGGGcgctggagcagctgggctccCTCCTCGGGGCACTGCTCATGTTCCCCCTTGTCAACGTCTACGGCCTTTTCAAATCTGCTGACTactgcagcctgcagtgcccagcatgAGTGGGgtggacaccccaaaaccaccgCTCTTGCCAGCATGAACTCCCAAAATCAGGAGGGCTGGCTGGCTGGGAAGCAGCGCTGGGACCAGGACggctgcagacacagctccctgatgggctctgccagggagcagcaccgCCAGGGCtttgtccccagcctgggcacggGATGTTCCCATTATCTGAAAACAATAGAAGGTGTTTTACTCAgctctctgcctccctgctgcccGCATCCCCCATGCCGAGGGGGATATCTGTGCCAGTGCCCCCCACCTGGGTACCTCTCAATTGGGGCCATGTCCAGTCCCTTCCCCTGGGGAGTCTGACACCATTTGGCACTGTGCCCTGAAGCccccctgggctctgtgggtgggcacagccccagctgcacccagcagctctggtggtgttcccagccctgtgcgGTGGCAGCTGCCCCCAGACAGGGGGTTTGTAACCAGCTGGGGGAAGTGGGGACAAAGGCGGCCATGGGGAGGGGAGTTTTGGGGAACATGGAACATTCACCAGGCCCTCAGcagctggggaaactgaggcacagtgGGACTTGAGCGACATGCGTGATATTTGCCACCCTCTGCTATGACCCTCCTGCACCCCActtcagccctgctgcaccttgaggtgggcagagctggaaagaggctgcagcagagcctcaCATCAGAGCAGTGCGGGCACAGTGCCCATGGCACGGATGGCACAACACCAGTGCCAGGGTTGGCCCACCTGGTacccagctgccccagccatgCCAGCCAGGGCGGGCGCCAGGTGGACACTGGGGCATGGCAGGCGCGGGATGGGACAGCACCCATGCCCTGCACGCGCCTGCGCCCCTTCCCCGGGGCACGAGGCAGCCGGGCCTTTGTCCCCAGCCCTTTGTCTGGCATCTGCTCCCTGCGCCGGCGGCAGCACCAGAGCACGGATTGGAGCCACTTCGGGGCTCCGGCTGCGACCTGGGCGCCTCTGGGAAGGACGAGACTGGAATACCTAATGGCCAGCAGCCCCCCAAGCTGGCAGTGGTGGGGGtcctgcagctgaggcagcagagagggTACGAGGGAAGGCTCTGCTTCCTGGCACTAGTGGGCATCCTCTGGCTGACCCCACAGCCCGTGTCCAGGATCCATGGAGGAGGGGGGAGCTGAGCACCAGCGGGAGATGTGGGGGCACCACGGGGCAGCTTTTCTCATTCCTGTAGCAGGATATGTCCCTTGTGGGTAGACTGGGAGCTGGAGTAGGGACCTGAcctctctcctcctgcccccaaGAGGATGATCCTGCCCTTGGGagcccccaaaacccctcacCCACAATACCCCCGCAGCTCCTTCCCTCTTGTCTGGGAAACAATTGCCTCCGATGGGAATTATTTCCATACAGCTGCTCAGGAAGGCACAAACCCGGTGGAGGAAGGCTGAGCCTTTCTTCTGgtgctgctccccctccccacagtGGCGGGGGCAGGTTTGGGGGGGCCCAGGCGCTGCCGTCAGCGCTATCAGCTCGGCAGGGCTGGCTGCGGTTATTACCATACATTATCGCAGTCCCCTGCCTCCgaaaggagctggggctgctcccccctcccagccctcccttctcctgccttttACACTTAATTACCTCCCTTATTACACCGCAGCCTGGAGAGAGACAAAATCCCAGGGCAGCGGGCAGGCAGGCAGCCGGCAGCGGGCGGGCAGCGGGCAGGCAGCGGGCAGGCAGGCCCAACTAGGGCGTAAGTAATCGCCCGTTCTGCAAACGTGCCTGCCAGGAGAGAGCAAGCACACGCACGGATAAATAAATCAGGGAGCGAGGGCCGGGTGTGTGTGTGGGATGCCGCGAGCAGCCCGGCAGGCAGTGTCCCTTCGGGCCGCAGCCCTGCGGGAGAGGTGACCTTGAACTTGGCAGAGCCTTGACGTCAGGGCAGCGCTGCAGGGACAGATGGGGCTCGTGGTGCTGCCGGCAATCCCTGGCCAAGCACTGCCGGAGCAAGTGGAGAGACCCTAGCCGTCatggggagcagccctggaatCGTGTAGGATGTGGAGTGCTGTGGATATGGGGTGCTCCGGGATGGGGTATGCTGTGAGCTATGGAATGCTGTGAGATGCTGTAGGATGCTGTGAGATATcagatgctctgggatgctgtgggatatcggatgctgtgggatgctttGGTCTGTGGGATGCTCTAGTCTGTGGAATGATGTGGGCTGTGAGGTGCCCTGGGCTACAGGATACTGTGGGATGCTGTTGGATGCTGTGAGATGCTCTGGGCTGTGGAGTACCACACAAAGCAGTGAAGCAGGGGCACTGCgatgcagggctggctccagaTGTGGCTCTGGGCACAACTGAAGGAGCAGACATGGCTGTGAGCAGGCAGTCCCATGGTGCTGCCTGTGGGGATGCTGCTTTTGGTCTCCAGAtcaagtgccacatccctgggcaAAAGGGTTGGTGTGCCCAGCGCTGCCCCATGCCAGCCATGCCAGCGCTCTGCCTGCAGTGACAGCGGAGGCACCGTCCTTATTAAGTGCTGCAACACTCTTGGCATTGCACAAGGCTCAGGGAGAGCACGGCCAGCTGCCAGTCAggtccctgtgtcacccacTGGCCCTCAGATGGCACAACTCTGGCCTTCAGATGGCACAactgcagggagaggcagccCTGAAccaccagctgcctgcagcGAAGcgcagagaggaggagggggagtgggagtgggagtgggggCTCCAATGAGACAAGGGGGGAGTAAGAGTGGGGGCTCTGTCCGGGAACAATGAACTGCCACGAGCCCAGCTATTGTTGCGGCTCCGAAGGTCACAGTGCTTCCTGCGGACTGagagtgggacagggacatgggaagGGGAGAGAAGGTGGGAAAAGAGGAATGGGAACagtgagcagggatggagacaaGACAGAGGTGGGACAGAGATGAGAacagggaagaggggaaaaggttgaggggagagaaaaaggtacaggagaagggaaagagaaagggggTCAGTGGAAAGGGACTGTGGACAGAGATGAGGACAGGGAAGATGGATaggaatgggaactgggaacagAGATAGGAACAGGGAGCAaggacagggaaaggagaaagggacAAGAAGCAAGAACAGGGATGGAGACAAGACAAGGGACATGaacggggacaggggacacggatggggacagggatggggatgaggacTCCCGTTCTGCAGACCCGTCCTTCCCTGGCCCCgggggctggaggcagggagaCAAAGGCAGTGGGAGGCAGAGGCATGTgcccccccacaccccccccccccccgtcTCCCCCCCgttcccctgtgtccccattgtccgtggctggggtggggggaggaaCAAGGGGGAGGGACCAGGGACCCCACAGCGTCGTGATGCCCGGGGCACCCCGCGCTGCCGGCGGCTCGGGGGGCTCTAGGGGGGCTCCGGGCGCGGGCGGGCGAAGCGGTCCCCTCCCCCCCCGACcgcctgccttcctcctcctcctcctccccctcttccccacctccttctcttcctcctcctcctcctcctcgccgcCCTGCCGCCTCCCCGCCCCTCGCACTCGCCTCCCCGCGCCTCTCCGTGCGCACCGCCGGGGCCGAgtgccggggccggggcggggggggccggggccggTGCGGGGGCCGGGACCGGTGGCGGTGCCGGTACCGGAGGTGTCcagcgctgcccggccccgccatGCCCCGCTCCTTCCTGGTGAAGAAGCTGAAAGCGGAGGCGTTCCCGGCCGCCGGGAACCCCGCGCCCCCCTACGCCCCCCTGGAGCCCCCCTACacgctgcccggccccgccgccggcgATGGTGAGTGCGGGGCCGGGGGTCCGGAGGGGCCCCCCCGCCTCTATTGTCTGTGCGCCCGGCGGGGTGCCGGGAGGGAGACAcggggggatgcagggcaggacGGAGAGGGGGTCCCCGCGTTGTGTCCCGCGGCGGGCGAGGGGTGCGGGGTGGGGTGTGTCATCCTTCGTCGTTGTCTTGTCCCCGGCTCCGGGACCACCGGCCGCTGCCGAAGTTGGTCCTTGGGGAAACATCCCCTGCATGACAGCGTCAGCCCCGTGGGCAGCCCCGAGTCCCCCCAGGCCATGGGGAACTGGGGTGGGCTCCTTCCCACGACAAGTTGGGGGGGTAAGAAGCAACCGGTctgcgggggcggcgggggacGGCAGCCTCGCCGTGCCGGAGGGTTTCATTGTTCGCAGCGGTGCACCGAGCCCCC
Above is a genomic segment from Oenanthe melanoleuca isolate GR-GAL-2019-014 chromosome 20, OMel1.0, whole genome shotgun sequence containing:
- the SLC52A3 gene encoding solute carrier family 52, riboflavin transporter, member 3, whose amino-acid sequence is MALLTHLLACAFGMGSWVAVNGLWVEVPLLVTVLPEQWYLPSYITIIIQMANVGPLFVTLMNRFRPGLLKEVAVIYAIVSVGVMACLLLAFLWNHTSLIAGTSHSIPFLILTFFLALVDCTSSVTFLPFMMQLQPQYTSTFFIGEGLSGLIPALIALGQGSGISRCTNVSYEVNITTGNETVESTIFRLETHYLPPSFSTLVFFLLMTAMMLTCLLAFFFLTRQPKVWELSQQHLFPSNIVLNSFDQILDEGADSQLSRGCSWPKDPKGPGDILPQKVSYSLTQLTLIYLLVTWVSALTNGILPSVQSYSCLPYGHTTYHLATTLSSMANPLACIVAMFLPSRSLTLMVILTMAGTGFGAYNMAIAVMSPCPLLQQSQWGDVIIVFSWVLFTGTLSYMKVMAGVILRSCSRSALVCYGALEQLGSLLGALLMFPLVNVYGLFKSADYCSLQCPA